The genomic window ttcgatccataagtactacaactgaatctcttatttgagagagtacaagTCACTCCTTaagataatttgagtgatataaAAAGGTTCGAGAGAGAGATAACTTCGGAAGACATGGAGAGATTTATCTCAAATGTGTGAGGATAATCAAGCATTGGGGTTCATTGGAGTTtattcgaagaagaagaaaatgcaGTGAAAATCGcctttagggtttacagagacatcagagaaaaagaaaagagaaaaggtTAAAACGTCGAAGTGTCGGTGCTATGTATTAAGATCAATGTGGAGATTTTTGGTCCTGGCTTTAGACAGAGTCCTCACGCTGACTTCTTTGTATTGGGCCGAGAGTTGAAGTAGAAGAAACGATCAACATGGGACGAATTCGCGATAGTCCTAGTCGTCATAGCCTCGAGATTAAATACGAACTGACGTGTTCatctttttcataaatttctacGTAACAACctgaaacaagagagagaaacAGATTCAGTGAGAGAGAATATCAAGATCAAGCAAGCCAAAGAACAGTTTTAGCTTCTTATTTTTATCTCTTATGTTGTACTCAGAGATAGATTCACGTAGCTCGTTACAAAGGCTGTAAAGGCTCGAATTATATTATCTCTTGTGAAACTCTTGATGCCACAAAGGATGTGGTGTGTATATCATTCTCTTTGATAGTGAATCTTTGGGAGGACGGTCTCCCATGAGAATTAGTGGTTGCTGGCTGTGAACTCGTTAATTTATTGTGTTCATAGCGTAGGATCAATCAGAAAGCAATTCGAAGTTACATTGATAATGTTTAATCATCAATCTTAACTTCTTCGATGAATGGCCACTCCATCATGTCATAggctttactcatatccgttttattGTCATTATTTTTTCTCTTCTACTTGGCTTTGTCCGTAGCGCATGAAACATTTCATGTGTTGTCATGAACTTGTCTGTAATCTGTCTTCCAGCAACAAAGGCTTACTGGATTTATGATTACGTTCTGGTAGGAATTTCTTCAATCTCTGGTATTGGACCTTAGAGATTATCTTATAGCTGAAATTGTACAAACTAACCGGTCTGAACTGGGACTTTTATGTTAGCTTTGTTGCTTTGGGATTAAACAAATATGGCTATCGTTTAGCCCTTTTGCCATTGTTCCCTGAAAAAAGAATTGATTAATCATACAGGTTAAATTCTCCTTTGCGATATCCCAAAATTTCTCGTAGGAGAGGGCCATCATCCCATCCGGGCCTGGAGCTTTTTCTGGATGCATAGAAAAAGCGTCAGTTTCACCTCCCTTTCAGAGACCAGAGCTGTTAGATCATTATTTATAGACCCAGTGATTGTTGTTGAAACCTCATATAGCGCTTCTTCTATATCTTCTGGGCTAGAGGACTCCATGATTTTACTAAAATAACTAGTAGCAACGCTACCAATCCTTCCTCCTTTTCAACCATATTTCCGGCCGCATCTAAGAGCTGTGTAATCTGATTCCTTGCTCTCCTCTTCTTTGTTAAGGTCCTTTGAATTATGTCTCATTCTCTTAACCATAGtacctgaattttttttttgtttccaaaacaTTTTCTCTGCCTTAAGAGCATCAGATAGTTCCTTGCTTTTGATTGTTCCTCGGTTGTACCATCATCAATCGAGTAAAGATTCCCGTCCTTCTCTTTCAAATCCTCCACCAATTTTTATGAATTCATATTGTTCTGCCTCCTCCATTGGCTTAAGGCTCTTTGGCAACTAGAAATATTTTCCATAATATTTTCTTCAAGAGGGAGATCTGATGAATTTCATCCCTCAAGAATGACTTGCCTCAATTCCTCATTATCCAACCAACgcttatcaaatttaaatttaactgTTGCCTTAGTTGGTTTTGTGAGAATGTTTGATAGGACTGGACAATGATCTGATCCCCGTAAACGCAAATACTTGACAGCTGAGTGAAGAAAATTCTCAAGCTAATCCTCATTTTAAGCAGCTCTGTTTAATCGGCATCTGACAGTGGTGCGTCATCTCTTTCCAACCCACGATGTCATTTTCCAGTAAATGGAAACTCCAATATGCGAAAATTACTTAGTATCTGCTTAAAAGGCAAAAACGAGCTTTCAGAGTGTTGTCTTCCAACTTCCTTTTCGTTATGACTAGCGATTTCATTAAATCTCCTATCATAAACCAAGGTCCAGTTTGTGTCGTTGAGAAACGTGTAAGACGTTCCTAAACTTGATCTCTGCATTTTAAGACAGGGTCCCCATAAACAAACgtcaaaaatacttttattccatcaatgactgcctcaatgtcaataattttgttattcgtaaataaaacatttatttgaaATTCATCCATAGAAAATAAAGCTAAAACTCTGATGAGGCCAAGTGGCTCAACGGTAAACAAACGATCAAATCCTAAGCCggcctgaatgttttgcaacagcAGCCTCCAGTTCTTCGTTTCAGAAAGGAACACAAGTCTCGAGCCTGCTTTTGACAAATGCGCTGAACTGTGAAGTCATTCCCAATCCCCCGATAGTTTCAACTCAGAGACTTCATAGAAGATTGTTCGGGGGTTGACCCCTGCAAACCATTATCCTTGTGAGAGCTGACTTTATCTTTCTTTGATTCACTGTGACGCTTGTTCCCATGATGCTCAGTTTCCCTGGAAGAGGGTAAACCACCCGAGTTAGAATGACGTTTCCTTGGAGATCCCTGACGAAGGAACTCTACATTTTTGCTTTGAAACCCGTATGGTATTCCAGTCTTGCTCATTCCTTGCTTGATGatgaaacttttgtttttttcactCTTTGCAGCAACAATAGTAACCGTTTATTTTGCAATAAAATTTTACCTTCTTCCATTGCTTCCAATTCCTCACCAAGTAAGTCATCCCCTAGGACATCACATTCCACCATTGTTTCATTTTGTTGATCTACAATGGTGGTTGAGTCACCAATTTCCATACCTTGCAAAGTTCCAACAACCTGACCATTATCCGGGGCGTTATACAAATTATCTTTCTCCGTAGGAGAGAAAGTGATAGCGCGGGCAGCACCTTTATTATGGAATGTTACGTTAATCTCACTAGCAAAGTCTTCTCGAGATGGAGTAATTATGATACTGGCAAGCTTCCTACCAGTGTGAGAGACCTTCAGCTGACTGGAAATAGGATCATCTGGCACTGATGTTGACGAGTTTCCAGTCCTGAGAGGATTATACGACTCTGATGTCCACTAGTAACTTTTGTACCTGATTTTCCAAAATCTGCTCTTTTGTCATATTCTCTCCATGTCTGCAACTTCTTATGCTCATTCTTATGTTCATATGGAACATATGGACGGCTGTGTCTAGGAGCAGGACGGAACCATCGATTATCTCCTGGCCTACGTAAAGCTCTCTCCTGATTGTAGTCATATCGTCTAGCATTTCTTTCAAACCGGTTATTATGTTGATTCTTAGAGTGTGATGTTCTGTATGATATTATCTCACTGCTCTTGAGCAACTGACGTCCATTGTGACTGATAATGATCACGATCATCTCTATCCCGCAACAAAGATTGACGGCCAAGAGTATCATAAAGTAGTTGGACACGCGAGAATACTCCTGACTTCATCGATTGAACACACTGATCATCCTCCTTATTTTTGCTGTACCCGACTTCATGACTCAATAATCCACAATATGAACAATGCTTAAATAGCTTGTGATATTTAATTCGAATGGAAACCTCCTTCCCACTTGGTCTCCAGACCTTTTTTGGTGAACACAAGCGCTTTCCTAGTGTCCAAATCAACCAACAAGCGACCTTCAGATAGCTCCATTGTGTCAATGTTGCCAATCTTTCCTCCAATGTTCTTCAGGTTGCCACCATCCAAAGGTGCAAGGGGATTCCTGTAAGATCCACCCATAAGGGAATAATCCACGGATATTCATCATGAACTATCTGTTCCCATCGGACCATCACAAACATGCAAAcgttataataaaaacatcCCTGTCTTAACACCCATTGCAAGTCTTTTCCTATGCAAAATTGAATAAGAATATTCCGTTGGCTGTGATTTTATCTCGCATCTCCCATTGGCATGAACTTGATTAGTTTTTTGACGTTTtgttttttagggtttaggatttttcCGATCAAGGACATACGATATTCACGCATGGTGTGGGAGTCGTTCTGATCCACCAGGTGAATAGgttcatcctcatcctcataGAGGATATCTTTCCCTTCGATATCTGCCATATGAGCAGAACGTAAGAGATCGAGGATCCCATGTAAGTATATGATATCGCTAGGACGAAACAGAGCATTATGAACGGTGAGACGGAGCTAAACCAGCCAAGGAGTCGGATAAAAGCAGGACCTGACGTAAGATCAGATCTGATGAGAGGCAAAACCAATCCAAACCAATCAGAGATCAATGAACCCGCAGATTGGTGAGCCTTTTTGGTGACTTGATGAAGAAGACTTAAAGAGACAACACGAAACTGGTGATGAGAAGCAGATTCCTTGAACGTGAAGAAGGAGAGACACGGTTGATCTAATGTCGAAGAACGTTTAGATCAAGAGAACATCAAAACCCCAATGAAGATTTTGATCTCATGAGCCGGCATCCCCTATCGACTCGCCAGTGCTAgggttcttttaaaaaatatctatcTCATGACTAACTTATGCAGAGAGTTATACGTAAGCAGTAAATTAGATTGAATATTCATCTatgaacatatatatgtatCGTCAGGTCAATTAAAAAATCCAAAAGTTTGTACACACAAATGGTTTTGTGCTAGTCGCCACTAAGTTGTTCTTAATGCATTGGACAGAGTAATCAAATTGTGAAAATAAGCAAAAGACAAAAGAACAGAAATCATGTGAAGGAAAATTTTGGAGATCAAGCATCATCGTCTGGGATGATCCGcaagaaaaataataacaagATTGTTCAGAGAGTAGTCACCAAGAGAAAAACTACAGTTGAAATGGTTCTTAAGACTTTGAAAGATCACAACTTTGTCTCCACAAGATAAGAGACGTGAAAGCCTCTTTGTGTTGACTTTTACTTTTAACAACTTTTTTCTCCTTTTCGGGTTCCAATGTAGAATCGACATTTTCCTGTCCTAGAAAATGTTTAGTAAGTAAATAAAATTCAATGCTTCTCGAAACATTGGTCTAAGACAGTTAAACAATAGgacatgaattttatttacttaCTAAACATTTTTCTCGAGAAGCATTTAGTTAAACAATAGGACAGgaattttatttacttaaataaACATTGGTTTAGTAAGTAAACATTTTcctgttcgtttgctcacccaggtgatccatctggatgaagatgcaaattgatgttcgttttggctctgttcgtttgctcacccaggtgatccatctgggtgaagatgtaaattgatgtttgttttgtgcattataatgctacatccagatAGATCACCcaactgaatttttaaaaactcatctcaaattctcacccaaatgaaggtgagtcttgatggtgcatctggatgcagatgcatctagttcaatctgaaatgataaatgacaaaaatgatcttttaaaatcaaatattattttcaaatcgtaaaaacgcatttttccgccaaaactataaaacgcattttcccgccaaaaaccggaaaaatcattttcccgctaaaaccagAAAAAGcatttttccgctaaaaccgaaaaaacgcattttcccgccaaaactggaaaaagcattttcccgctaaaaccggaaaaccgcatttttcccgccaaaaccagaaaaacgcattttcccgccaaaactggaaaaatgtattttcccgccaaaaccgaaaaaatgtattttcccgccaaaaccgggaAAATagattttcccgccaaaaccgcaaaaatgcttttcccgccaaaatcgtgaaaaaaaaaatttctgccaaaatcgtgaaaaaaaaaaattcccgtcaaaaaaacatttttcccgccaaaacttcaTAACACACTTTTTccgtccaaaccgcaaaaacgtttttttccgccaaacccatTAAACgtattttctgccaaaaccataaaaatgcactttttcgcgAAAACACACATATTTCCTCAAACACCACAAACATATTTTCGGTCAAAACTgtaaaaaatgctatttttccgtcgaaacgtaaaaaaaaaatattttagtcattttattaacaagtccacctggatgaagatggaagttaaaaaatgaaaagcaaacgaacatagttgcagtcagatgattcatctggatgcatggacgaaatgaaaaaacgaacaacacccagatggagcatctggataagacatctagatggaccatctagatgcatcttccagatgtacaaacgaacaaGGCCTAAGTAAATAAAATTCAATGCTTCTCGAAACATTGGTCTAAGACAGTTAAACAATATATACCAGTCTTTTCTTTTCGGTCAATGCGAAAGAAAATTCCATTTTTGAGTCtccaaatcatattatatttttgaatgaaacaAAAACCTAACCAATAATgaacaaacaacaaacaaaagtgtatattatttattaattatttacaaGGTTACAAGGTGTGAAACAAAATTGTTTAttctcttttaaaaacaaaagcaaaggagATGATCGTCTTTTGGGGTGGGGGGAGGTACTACGAATTGAAACTCAACCCCTCCATATTGTAATGCAAATTGCTGAATAAACAcagtaattaaataattttgaatttagaaaaaaaaatgaaattatagtCTAAACCTGAATTTGCAGTTACTACTTCTAACACTAATCACATTGTTAGCAGCCAAGCTATCAACGGATACACCACACCTCACCATGAACTTTACTTCCATCAGCTTTAATTTCCCGAGTTTGATCCGAACCGGTTGTATAACTCTAATCCGCAACGGTATACTTCCGGTTAACTGTTGTTGCTCTTGCAGTGTCGCCATTAAACTGGTTGCATTCTGAGTATAACCAGTCATTTCTACGAATATAATAGTCGTATTCTCATGTCCTTGGTAGAATTTCGGCAACGACCCTGTAGAGgcataaaaataatatcttgttttggttttcttataaataaatttaaacaaattaaaacaaataaactaaaatatcatAGTTAACAAATTAACATTTTTGAGTACCATTGCTAAGTCTGGTTTGCATGTACAAGACGCTAATTCTGCTTCCGTCTTCATAGTAGATTCCAATTTTCTCGTTGGGATTCTTGGCGGTAATGGTGACGTTAAACGCAGTGGACAAACTGGAATCTTGGTTAAGTGTAAACCGGGTGAGCTGTAACCGGTCGATATTGTAATCCGGTAACTTCGGTCTAAAGACAAGGTAGAGAATACCAACGGCCGCTCCAACGATGACAATAAGGAGGAAAATAACTAGGAGCGTGTAACACACGCACCTACAGCAACAGcttcctctcttcttcctcggaggAGTATCCAACAGTGGTGGTTGCGTCACAGATTCTTTGGTCGGGTCACCGTGTTCCGATCTTGAGGAGCCACGTGGGACTAGAGGAGCCGTTGGATGTGCCGGAGGTGGAGCTTCCGGGTCGCTCACCGGATGAATTTTCTGGTGATCGGACATGTTTTTATGTGCTTGAAGATTGGTTTATATTTTGGTAATTAAAATTCAGGTAATCTTTAGATTTTTGGGCAAATGAAGGAAGAAAGTTTTAATGGAGAGAGGATCTTCTTCACGTTTTCTCTAGGTTAATGGTATTTATAAGCTGGTTGGTGTTTGGTTTAATACGTATGCATGTATGTATGAAAGTTTAAAAAGTAGGAAAAAACATCTGCTTGACggaataaattaaacatttaatttttcagACAAAACGTGTCTTTTTGAATTCCTTGTACCCTTTTTGGACCGTAATCGTCAACCGTTGATTATTAGTCGGATAGTTTTGTGTCAAACCAAGCATAATTAACTCGATGCCAATTCTGGGTTCCGCGGACCCTAGGATGAAAGTTCGTGCATAGTAGCAACGGGTCTGATTGAAAAACATATGCATTTTAATGGGCACttaggagtttttttttttggggggtcATCATCGTGAAATAAGATTGAGTATTTGTACTCCCAACACACAACTTCCCCCCTAATAGGACCAGTGGCGGACCAGTGGCAGACCCGTGGcggacccaaaaaaaaaaaattaggcttTTAAGGTGTTGTTGAGGAGATTCGAACCCCCATTCCGTGGATGCATTCCCACACTATCTAACCAGTACACCACAAATGATCAAcaaaattagcttacaaattaagtttttgttattatttgtgGTGTCAACTGATACCATAAATCAACAAGTGGATCCATCACTAAATAGGACCGTGTATCAAAACCGAAACTTTGTAGTTAAATCTAAAATTGTAAgaactaagaaaatatataatttttccaTAACATAAGGTTTATTTTCCAAACTTTCTTTCAATTAGATTATCCTCTTTAAGGTTTCTTAGAAAAAAGTCTAAGAATAAAGAAACTTACAAGTATCTCTCTTAAGCTTTGTAAAACTGATACAATCTTGATCAGCTCGACCATCATCCAACACGGATTGAACATCGGCACGGATGAGACAAGCGATCCAATCATCGATCATGCCAGTCCAACCGGCAAGCACGGCGATATGGGCGATCCGAGAGTTCAATCAAGAAAGCTTGGAGTGGAACTAAAGGTTCATGAGCTCAAATGGATTAACTATGGTCACTTTACTCGTCCAAGAAGTCATGAAGAAGAACTTGGTCGAGCCAGATCAAGCTTGGAACGAGCTAACTTGAAAGATTATCAATACTTCATGACTATCGACCCATTCGTCCATAAGAGTCCATCGGATAGATATCTGATCCACTTAATGGTTTTTGATGAACCAAACTCATTTCTACTCAGTTCTAAGTCATGTTTGGTGGGTAATATCCTTACAATCAAATCTGGTTTATCAAGATATCTCCATCCTATCTTGTGGTGCCATTCGACCAGCTGATTATCAAAGGAGCGTTCTAAGTTAGGGTTTGGGTCTTGGGTTTCATTTACCTGAGGTTCAGTCCACACGCCTTCTTCAATCCTAAGCTTGATCGCCTTGTTTCCTTTGACAATCGTCCTAAGTACATTCTTTGTTTTGGGTTTAATATACCCAAGGTGCTTGCTACATGACCTTCTGGAAGTGAAGGATTATCCAATACCATCCTAAAGTGCATTCAGGGACAGATCGTACCCAGGATAGCATCAGGTGATATCAGAGACACTTGAGGTTTCAGTATTTCTATCTTATatccatctttctcatcttttcACAAACACTTTCTCTATCTACTGTAAGGAAACTGAGCAGCTTGGTAAccttgtacaaaaaaaaaagcaaaatcaaattcaaaagaaaaaagaaaaagaaacgagATCGAGGAGAAATCCGATCCACAAGCTTGAATTTCCAAGAAAATGCAATCTTTCTATCTAAACTTCTATTTATTTGGAGAACCTCACTGGATTTGATTGATTTGTTCTATTGGAACTTCTGAGAATCACTGAGTGGttcgagagagaaagaaaacagGAGATTAACACTTGTGAAGATTTTATTTCTAACCTTGTTTGCTACTTGTGCAGGAAACACTCCTAGGGATCTACTTTGATCAGCGATTTTTTCTGCTCACTAGTTTCTTAATAGTGATGATCCAGAGATAACCCACGTTTTGCTACGATTTAAATAAGTTTTGCCATGTTTCCTTTTTCGTAACAAAACTGTGGCAAGttcgtgtatttttttttgttttgctacGAAATAACCGTGGCACTTTCGTTGCTATATGCGTTTTTTTTTACTAGTGAAAATAACTAacgaaaatgaatattttttttgtcaacaacgaAAATGAACGTTCAACGATAAAAATCATGACgataaaagattatataaaagattatgtgaagtttatttatttatagaagaaaacAATTAGGATTTTCTTAATTGGATTTTTATGTTAGcccatttttaatttatattttaagataaaaactGGATTAAAACATGGAATGAAAATGTGTAACGGAGATCCAagctttttaaatatatgtggGTGAAGTAACTTGTTGAACtgaatttaaaagtttttctctttttcctattaatttatttttagtttttcttcaaTACAATACAACCggaaattaaaatgtaaaaagaaagaaaatacaaCAAAAGGTCAACCAGAAAATAAACCACAAGCCAAATAAATGCGGACCGGGCTAGTATGAAACCGAAACAAACTGACTAGAGGGACAAAAGGAAAGAATCGGCCTGATAATTAGTTTGAAAGTTAATATTGGAATTTGTGGTGTTAAATGTAAGAAACAGTTTAGGTCATTTTTCGCTCTGACATTTTAAGTTTGTATTGACGAAATTATCTTAcacatgtatttttttgaacCACTATCTTACACATGTATATTGTATAACTTTTTCttacaataaaataaagaaaaagatcgTTTTGAGGCAGCTATGAAACGGAACGAATCTGTGTGTATGGTCCACTTTTAGATCCTTTACTTTCGTCTTGCTCTATGCTTTTGGAATTTCCCTTTATCCTTCCTCTGCGGTACTACATATAGGATAAACAATTAAAATCCTTTTTTAAAATCTCTTGGTATTTAGTATTTACTAAGTTGGATAATTTAGGTGATGACTACACTGTTGTAAACCATAAATACATGCCTTTACAATAATATCATATCATGTAAAATAATTGTCAACGACTTAATaacataaactatttttaaaaaccatAGGAAGAAAATATGGAATAAATCATTCATATCTATGATTTCCTTTGCAACTATTTATGTTttgcaaaataaaacaaatagcCAACAAAGGTTTAATTAGTGGCTTAGTGCATATATTCTCTGCaacatttataaataagtaataaaCTGCATATTGGCTATTTTGACCTTTTCGACAGTAGAATTATTACTTCTTACGCCATATTTCACTGTCACTAGCTTATTATTATCATATTATGACTTGTGACAGAGCTTGAACCCCATTTAAATGAATTTCTTTTGACCCAAATTTCTTTTTCCCAATTTCTCTCAGGTGgccaaatatttatttggttataTAAATTGCTTTGAATCCTTCCAAACACAAACAAGTAATTTGATTAGTTGGAGGACAAAACATGCACTCGCGAAAACGTAAGGTATATGACAAACACAAATAACATATTCGCAAAGGCATGTCATATCTTCCCTATAAAAGTAAACAAAGTTGGCATTGCGGAAACCACCCAAAACTAACGTGAAACCCCACGTTTTATTCTTCTTATGATTAATCCTGAGATACATAACACAATGGAAATGACTTCTGGATTGTTAGGCAATGGGATCCCAGAAGCGATGGGACAAAACCGCGGGAACATAAAACGTTGCCTCGAGAAGTACATTGAGAAGGGCAGAAGGTTGTTGAAATTGAACCAGTTGATGGATGAGAT from Brassica napus cultivar Da-Ae chromosome A5 unlocalized genomic scaffold, Da-Ae chrA05_Random_37, whole genome shotgun sequence includes these protein-coding regions:
- the LOC106451552 gene encoding NDR1/HIN1-like protein 6; protein product: MSDHQKIHPVSDPEAPPPAHPTAPLVPRGSSRSEHGDPTKESVTQPPLLDTPPRKKRGSCCCRCVCYTLLVIFLLIVIVGAAVGILYLVFRPKLPDYNIDRLQLTRFTLNQDSSLSTAFNVTITAKNPNEKIGIYYEDGSRISVLYMQTRLSNGSLPKFYQGHENTTIIFVEMTGYTQNATSLMATLQEQQQLTGSIPLRIRVIQPVRIKLGKLKLMEVKFMVRCGVSVDSLAANNVISVRSSNCKFRFRL